The genome window ttagaaaataataggaAATGATAAATGATCTCCGTAgtggagattttttttttcgatattaaattattgaatacaatcatttagtataaaaaaaataaaactaaaagttattACCAAACATATAATGCTCAATGTTATTACTCCCTACTTATCATTATAATCGtgatcttaaattattttatatagaaaaataaataaataaataacaattttacaaaactaactttattatcattaatttattattttaaaaaattaaatttattattgttaattcattttttattttttaattcatatcattaatattatagggaatataaataaaaaattaattaatgttatattaaaatgacaaatattttaaaatgattttttcttattatatgatatttattataGGACAGAGGGAGTAACAtgtttttataacaatttttttataaaatttaattatttattaatttcctaATTAATTGTATTTGTAAACTACTCCTTAGTAAATTATTGTAAACTTGTCATTTCACAAGAGTAGGTGAAGAAAAGTGGTCCATTCTGTAGACGAGTTGGTTTGGTTCATTCATGTTAATCCACCCTATCTGTATTTAGTTGGTTTGGTTTGTTCAGTTGTTCTTATCCCTCGTGAAAATCGtgcaatttttcattttatatttttaggtgtATTATACTTTTTCTcgctgcactttttttttttctggttaaTACACCTTATCTGTTCCTATTCAATCAGAGCATATTAATTACAAATAGGGTAGATTAACTTGATTTTACATTTCATTATAATTATCGTAATTATcatgtaaagaaaaatattattttaaaataataattacattagatttttaaagtaataattttttttcacatatatcatttataatattaataatgaattataaaatttataaatatattagtaataaaataaaggttaattttataaaatattattttttatctatttgttattatttttaaatgtatataaaataatttgggattataattattttgaaactgGGAgggtataatatataaaaaaattaattccacGTGCCGGGAATGAGTACTAGTGTATTGAATTTGGcggtaaaaaaatacaaaatcacgATGAAATCAGTGATAATGACTACTCCAAACGTGGTTTTACGAGTGAGGGACCCACCTGTAGTTTGTATTCACCGAAGCCGACAACACTCTTCAGATCACTCTCATTCTCTGACACCGGGAAGCTCAAAACGACGCCGTGTGTGTTGCTGTTGCAggcttcttctctctctcttcttcttcttcttcttcttctcacacATTGTTCCTTTCCTTCCATCAATCAAAGGTGGAGCAGCTGAAGACGCTGGTGGGGAGGGAGCTGACAATGGGCTCTCACCATGGCCACTCGAAGGAGTTTCTGGACCTCATCAAGTCCATCGGCGAGGCCCGATCCAAGGCCGAGGAGGACCGCATCGTCCTCCGTGAGATCGAAACCCTAAAACGCCTCCTCAACGACGCCGACACACCAAAACGCAAGATCAAGGAGTACATCATCCGCCTCCTCTACGTCGAGATGCTCGGCCACGACGCGTCGTTCGGCTACATCCACGCCGTGAAGATGACTCACCACGACGCCCTCCTCCTCAAACGCACCGGCTACCTCGCCGTCACGCTCTTCCTCAGCGACGACCACGACCTCATCATCCTCATCGTCAACACAATCCAGAAGGATCTTGCCTCCGATAACTACCTCGTCGTTTGCGCCGCGCTTAACGCCGTTTGTAGACTCATCAACGAGGAGACCATCCCCGCCGTGCTGCCACGTGTTGTGGATCTGCTTAACCACTCCAAGGACGCCGTTAGGAAGAAGGCCGTTATGTCGCTGCACCGGTTTTACCTGAAATCTCCGTCCTCCGTTTCGCATTTGCTTTCCAATTTCCGTAAGCGGTTGTGCGATAATGATCCCGGAGTAATGGGCGCTTCTCTGTGCCCGCTTTTTAATCTCGTTTCCGATGATGTTCACTCTTATAAGGACCTTGTCGTTAGCTTTGTTAATATTCTTAAGCAAGTTGCAGAGCATAGGTTGCCGAAGACTTATGATTATCACCAAATGCCTGCACCTTTCATTCAGGTTCTATTAAAATTCAACATTAATGGtcctgtttggataaatttcttcGTGAACACTCTAgtataagaaaataagaagctAAAATGAATTGAGGAAGTTAGATTTAAGTGCATTTGCTTAGATAAATTTCTACATAAACACTTTAGAAGAAATGTATTGAACTTCTCGCCTAAACTAAAATTATGTACCTCAACTTTTGGAGAAGTTATATATAAGTGCTTATGGAGAAGTTAATCCAAATAGGGCCGTTTTGTTTTTGCATGTTATTCGTTCCTTTTGCTTACATTTTGCTACTCGTGAAGATTAAGTTGCTGAAAATACTTGCATTACTGGGAAGTGGGGACAAGCAGGCTAGTGGACACATGTACACTGTGCTTGAGGATATAATTAGGAGGAGTGATTCAATGACGAACATAGGGAATGCTGTTCTCTATCAGTGCATATGCTGTGTGGCTTCTATATATCCCAATCCTAAGTTGTTAGAGGCTGCTGCGGATGTAATTGCGAAATTTTTGAAGGTTTGGTTAAATACTGAAATGTGTTTTGAGTTTACATGATACGTGACATTGTTAGTGGATTTGGTTATTTTGCTCACATGCATGTTGTTAATTGTTATGTGGGCAGAGTGACAGTCATAATCTGAAGTACATGGGCATTGATGCCCTTGGTCGGTTGATAAAGTTAAGTCCACATATTGCAGAACAACACCAACTGGCCGTCATTGACTGCTTGGAGGTGAGGAATGTTGCTCATAAAGATCAATCTGTTGTGAATTTTGATAAAGTTGAGATGATTTAGCTTTGGTGTAGATCACACCATTCGATGTTTGTTTCACTTCATGTTTCCATTTTTAGTCTGCAAGTTCAAACCATATGATGTTTAGTGTTTctgaaattttgttattttcatgctGGTACCCTAGACCATTGACCATGAATGGCATGTTGTAGGAATTGCTTGTGAAGAGTAGCCGACAAATTATAGCAAAAGGATAAAATTATGCTTGTCAGtgtgtaagaaaaattaattaaaccatAACACTATTGTGACTCTCACACCAGTTGTTATAGATACAGTGACATGCATATAGACTTTTAAAGTATGGTTTcacaattcaattttaattaagtttcttCTTTGAACAAATCTAAATATCTTCTTCCATCAGATTAAAGCGGTTGGTGATTTTGTAAGTTCAATGCTGGTTTAAGTAATGGTATATCAATTATCGCGTTCAAATCTGTTAAATGGGTCCACCCAGAGTTTACAAAGCTGTCACTATCCATGATTGTCTAAGGGGGACATCTAGATTTTTTGGTTCATTTATGTATGAAACCAATCagattttgttttgttagttTACTAAACTAGCAATTAGAACTGATTTTTGAGAAccagataattattataattggtCCCTGGAATGGGATATATTCATGATCTATTCAATTTTGTatgcttaatattttttttggcaagAAATGGGGCATAATGTTGTCCATATAATTGTGAATACTCCCATATTATGTTTATCACATAAAATCACAATGCCCCCTGTTGTTTACGAAGTTCTGCATAGTTTCTTATGATCATGCTCAATTTTGGAATTCTGATTAAAatttggtgtatgtgatgcagGACCCAGATGATAGTCTGAAACGAAAAACTTTCGAACTGTTATACAAAATGACCAAGTCCTCCAATGTGGAAGTGATTGTTGACAGAATGATTGATTACATGATTAGCATAAGTGATGACCATTATAAAACTTATATAGCATCTCGATGTGTGGAACTTGCTGAGCAATTTGCACCAAGTAATCATTGGTTTATACAGGTAATTGAAATAGTTGCCTCAATATTAttgattttacatttttttgatGCATACATTCATTGATAACTAATAATATCTGGTATTATGGTTATGCAGACCATGAATAAAGTTTTTGAGCATGCTGGAGATCTTGTTAATATTAAGGTGGCACATAATTTGATGCGGTTGATTGCTGAAGGATTTGGAGAGGACGATGATGCTGCAGATAGTCAGTTGAGATCATCTGCTGTATGTTATTTTGATCATTACACTGGTTTGTTTGATATGTCCACCATGATGAAACTGAACATATGCATAAATATGTTACTGAATGGATGCTGTTTCATGTAGGCCGAGTCATATTTGCGCATTATTGGAGAGCCAAAGCTTCCATCAGTGTTTCTTCAAGTACTTTATATCCCACTTATGCTTTGGATTTTACCTTCTCGTTTTACTCTGAAGAAATTAAATGTGTTTGTTAGAATAACTTTAACTCTTTAAGTACTGATTGCAATTTGCAGGTCATCTGTTGGGTTCTGGGGGAATACGGAACAGCAGATGGAAAGTATTCTGCTTCTTATATCAGTGGGAAGTTATGTGACATTGCAGAGGCATATTCCAATGATGAAAATGTTAAGGTATTTATTAGAAGCCAACACTTCCCTAATAAGGAAAGGGGAAAAGGTTAAAACACATAATTTAGGGAGACTTTGGTTGCTTTTAATATTGACACAGTAATGTGGTATTGATTTGAGATTAGGCATAATAAATCTACTTATGTTTGAAGCTTGATGTAACTTTTCTTTCTATTTAGAAAATGCATCCCTGCGTTATTAAGAAATTAGTCAAATCACGTTACAGTTGCTAGGATTTTTCTCTTTGCTTTGCTCTACTTCTTCTACCCTATAgatcctctctctctctatacacacacacacacacacacacacacacatatatatatatatatttattccaACTAATTCAGTCTCGTCAACAGTTTTGTTAAATAGTGGCTATAGCGTTATTGCATTGTGGAATCCCTTGAATCTGCAATTGCAATTCCATTCCGGTGTGCCTTCCACAAAAATGGCTATGTGGTTTGCCACATTTATCGTGGGCGTCTCAGTTTTGAGAAATTGATGTGGGACTGCATTTGACTTTTTTTCCACTCAGTCCCAGTGTCTCCACTCTCCCTACTCACATAAAACCTGTTAAACTTCTCCCATACGCAGACCTCTGTTCACAGCTTTATGTAAGGATCAAGGAAGGACTCTTCTACTCCTCCATCAGTGTTTATTCACCCTCTGCATCCTCCTGTCATCTCTTGCTAGTCTTTGGCCTATTGAACTTTTGAGTTAATATTATGCCAATTTTTATGCATTATTTTATTTGCATACCCTTAATTTTTGGTACATATACAATTGAAATATATCCTATATTTCAAGTTTTCAACAGCTATGTGACTTTTGCTATATGATATAGTGGATTTTTGGCTTTCCGCcattttaattacatatatatgctaggtgttttgtttttatgtttctaGCATTagtttatatgttgatgatggTATGTTTTCTGGGTAAACATTGTTACATcattcaactattttttatcattagttCTATTGTATCCATCCTATGTATTGCTCTAATTTCAATATGTTTGCTTTCACAATTTCAAATTAGAActaattttttgcttttgtgAAGGCTTATGCAATTTCAGCACTGTTGAAAATTTATGCATTTGAAGTAGCAGCTGGGAGGAAAGTGGATATCCTATCTGAGGTATATGCTGAAAGACTTTAGGTCAAAAATCTTTTCTACCTCATGGGCTTTCTGTGATAGtaatgaatgattgaattttgaGGGCTATATAAAGACTATCCCTTGTAATGTATGCTATGTTAGCCCATCTTTCTCATCATACAAAAGAGTCCTACCTCAATAAAATAGTCTTCTAGAAGTCCTTCTTAGGCATTTTCCAATTGCATGAATGATGTTGTTTCATATCTATTTTGAcccataaaattttattttctatggtttgtaatttttttggttgataatctaacataaaaaagtTTGATCATGAGGAATATGAgcattaaatcttaaaaatttattttttctataaattccCTTTAAACATTTCTTTCTtgagttatatatttttatgaattccaagcacattttccaatgctaaaagcAGCCAGTGACAATGAGATTCTCTGGCTCAACTGTTGACTATCTGATTAAAAATGTTAGAATATCTCAGACTATCTTGAAAATATTTAGAATATCTTGGCATATCTTCTGAATTATTTGTAATATGTTGAGTGTATTATGAAATCAATGAACCATCTAATTAAGGAAGCAATCTAAGGAGTTGTTTcctgatttatttatatttcctGGTTTGTTTCCATATTTAATTAGAGTTAGTACTTATTGTATTAGTGTGATCAGGCTTTTAGTTGTAATGATACACTAGTACTTGaccaaattatataaaaaggatCATTTAGTCAGCATCTTATATCACCATTtcaatctaataattttcactaTTGTAAATGATAGATTAGTTTCAAATGCCATTTTGCATATGGGTAGGAtgttctaaaaaaaatgaaattcctGTCATAGTTTACTAGTTTATGCTAAATATGATTCATGTCTTTATTGGTATGAATAGTAACTCTTTCTTGTCTACTTGCAGTGCCAATCGTTGATTGAAGAATCATTGGCATCACACTCTACAGATTTGCAGCAACGTGCTTATGAATTGCAAGCTCTTATAGGTTTGGATGTACAAGCTGTTGAAACAATAATGCCACGAGATGCAAGTTGTGAAGACATTGAGGTTATTGCTAATATAAAATCTTCTCTCCTAGtattatgatattttatctGTGTTCATCTATAATGATTTACACACTTTTATGGCGTTTAAtgcatgaaacaaaaacaatcaaGGAATGCCTTTTTCATGAATGAAATTTCACTTATTTGGGTGTTTAGTGCATGAAACAAAAAGTAGTCAAGGAAAGCCTTCTAAATGAACCAAATTTCAGCATCCATTAGTGTAGTGTTTCTTGATAagattttcatgcttttttctACAAGTCATGTTTTTCAGTAACTGCAACAACAATTTATGGCTATTCTATGATTGATAGGTGGCTTCCTCTATGTGACTTGAAAAATGCCTAGTTTATTcttaattcattaattaaatacCATCCATCTGCAAACATCATAAGAAAAATCAACCAATCTGCTAAAATATAACTTTCTACAGTTCAAGACTTAGTTTTTGGAACAGTGTCTGAATTGCTCATTTTCTTAATGTCTTGATCATTTTCACTGTGCTCTTATATATTTCTGTCTCAATTATATGTCTATAGAACAGATCCTAATTTACATATATAGATAGAATCTTTAACGCCTGATCTGAAATTTAAGTTATTCAATGGTTGCAATCCAAGCCTTTGATTTTATCAGTTGTTACTTATAGAAAACGtagttgttttttttgtcaaatccaACTATTGAAGCCTTCAATTTCAGGAAACAGCTTCACAATAACATTATACTTTTTCCTTCCGTGAAGTATTAGAGGAATTTGTCTGTTTTTTAGTCTCCTAAATCCTAATATGAtgtgattttcattttatttctttttcaaggGGAAGGATGATATTGTTGGTTAGATTTGGTTTATGTTTGCATAATTACTGATAGGAAATTGAAATGCTACTTAAtaatccaaaatataatttttgaggGACTGGATGCATTAGGGTTGTtgggattaaaatatattgttatgCAAATTTCTCGTAGCTGCTTTATCATTGCTTTGCTTAGTGTGATTTGTCTTGTTTACAAACACAAATgcaattttgatttctttttaacaaaaattgagTTTTGAGCTTCTGTTCTTCCCAGATATTTATTCTGGTTTCTTTATGATCGTTGGTTAATCTCTCAATTACTTTGTGCCAAAACGAAAATTTGCAACCATTTTTTGATATATATGCACTGCAtagcaattttgttttctagttTACAAATTCATTTCACTAAATGATAGCAAGTGTTGTGCTTGGGAATAATCCATgttacatattatttttctgCTGCAAGAGTATTGACACGTTGAATCTATTATGCAGGTTGATAAGAATCTTTCTTTCCTCAATGGGTATGTTCAGCAGTCTTTAGAAAGGGGTGCTAAATCCTATATTCCTGAGGATGTGCGCACTGGAATGGGGAATATGAACAATTTCAGAAGCCAAGATCATCATGAAACTTTGCAGCATGGTCTAAGATTTGAGGCATATGAAGTTCCGAAGGCTCCAATGCAACCAAAAGTTACTCCAGTTTCATTTGCATCCTCAGCAGACATTGTTCCAGTACCCGAGGTTTTGTCTTCCAGGGAGACCCACCATATCTCATCAGTGGGATCAACATCTGAGGCTGGATCATCAGAGCTTAAGCTACGGCTTGATGGTGTTCAGAAGAAATGGGGTAAACCAA of Glycine soja cultivar W05 chromosome 1, ASM419377v2, whole genome shotgun sequence contains these proteins:
- the LOC114391953 gene encoding AP-4 complex subunit epsilon-like — encoded protein: HREAQNDAVCVAVAGFFSLSSSSSSSSHTLFLSFHQSKVEQLKTLVGRELTMGSHHGHSKEFLDLIKSIGEARSKAEEDRIVLREIETLKRLLNDADTPKRKIKEYIIRLLYVEMLGHDASFGYIHAVKMTHHDALLLKRTGYLAVTLFLSDDHDLIILIVNTIQKDLASDNYLVVCAALNAVCRLINEETIPAVLPRVVDLLNHSKDAVRKKAVMSLHRFYLKSPSSVSHLLSNFRKRLCDNDPGVMGASLCPLFNLVSDDVHSYKDLVVSFVNILKQVAEHRLPKTYDYHQMPAPFIQIKLLKILALLGSGDKQASGHMYTVLEDIIRRSDSMTNIGNAVLYQCICCVASIYPNPKLLEAAADVIAKFLKSDSHNLKYMGIDALGRLIKLSPHIAEQHQLAVIDCLEDPDDSLKRKTFELLYKMTKSSNVEVIVDRMIDYMISISDDHYKTYIASRCVELAEQFAPSNHWFIQTMNKVFEHAGDLVNIKVAHNLMRLIAEGFGEDDDAADSQLRSSAAESYLRIIGEPKLPSVFLQVICWVLGEYGTADGKYSASYISGKLCDIAEAYSNDENVKAYAISALLKIYAFEVAAGRKVDILSECQSLIEESLASHSTDLQQRAYELQALIGLDVQAVETIMPRDASCEDIEVDKNLSFLNGYVQQSLERGAKSYIPEDVRTGMGNMNNFRSQDHHETLQHGLRFEAYEVPKAPMQPKVTPVSFASSADIVPVPEVLSSRETHHISSVGSTSEAGSSELKLRLDGVQKKWGKPMYSSSTSSASVSYSTSQKPTNGATQVDGATTVNSKVRDSYDSRKTQVEITPEKQKLAASLFGGSTKPEKRSSTSHKVSKSSASAADGSQGSKAAVVPNDVAVEKTIHQPPPPDLLDLGEPTVTTAPPYVDPFKELEGLLDPSTKSATNHNVAAATNAPDIMSLYAETTASGGYSIPVSGGYDVNLLSELSNAAAKATSGETIVTSLPQSIMGRNAKDSLEKDALVRQMGVNPSSQNPNLFSDLLG